The Zingiber officinale cultivar Zhangliang chromosome 10A, Zo_v1.1, whole genome shotgun sequence genome contains a region encoding:
- the LOC122027070 gene encoding probable amino-acid acetyltransferase NAGS1, chloroplastic has product MAASGSRPWIAGGGGANPNGNLPRIPAVSLRYLPLQRGFAERWIISLRCISDGQSVNGSAGEVSSCSYGRAEENESFVRCFRQAWPYISGHRGSTFVVVLSGEIVDSPYLDSVLQDISLLHGLGIKFVVVPGTHVRIDQLLAEKGIKGKYVGTYQTSDSKLLEAAMEVAGRISLAIETKLSPGPPILSLRRHGDNDRWHELGVCVTSGNFLVAKKRVVDGHDFGSTGEVKRIDVLRIREWLNKECLVILSNLGCSSAGEVLNCNTYEVAAACALAIKADKLICITDGKILDEQDRPLRFMTLDDADMLIRKRSKQSAVTENYVLVGGEELICSPGYIDSHQENNLSWNEKAYNRRCNATFHNGVGFDNGNGLWYGKQGFAIWGEEQPGRLSGYLSELAAAAYVCRGGVQRAHIVDGTLGGSLLLELFTRDGVGTMVASDVYEGTRSAIAADLPGIKRVIQPLEVSGVLIKRTDEELLKQLDSFIVVERDGSVIACAALIPFPDDNCGEVAAIAASPECRGQGQGSKMLDFIEKKALLLGLKRLFLLTTRAADWFVRRGFTECPIDSIPAERRKRVDLSLESKYYTKELQMEEGGITISKFALGNR; this is encoded by the exons ATGGCGGCGTCCGGCTCGAGACCCTGGATCGCCGGCGGAGGCGGCGCGAATCCCAACGGTAATTTGCCTCGGATTCCGGCGGTGTCGTTGCGTTATTTACCCCTGCAAAGAGGATTTGCTGAACGGTGGATTATCTCGCTTCGGTGCATCTCTGATGGGCAATCCGTCAACGGAAGCGCTGGCGAGGTCTCCAGCTGCAGCTATGGCAGAGCGGAGGAGAACGAGAGCTTTGTGCGATGTTTCCGACAGGCATGGCCCTACATAAGCGGGCACAGGGGGAGTACCTTTGTGGTCGTGCTATCGGGGGAGATCGTGGACAGTCCTTATTTGGATAGCGTTCTTCAG GATATTTCTCTCCTTCATGGTCTTGGGATCAAATTTGTAGTTGTACCTGGAACCCATGTCCGAATTGACCAGTTGTTGGCAGAAAAAG gtATCAAGGGCAAGTATGTTGGTACCTATCAAACTAGTGATTCTAAATTACTAGAGGCTGCAATGGAAGTAGCTGGAAGAATTAGTCTTGCTATAGAAACAAAGCTGTCTCCTGGACCACCTATATTAAGTCTTCGTCGACATGGTGACAATGACCGTTGGCATGAACTTGGTGTTTGTGTGACAAGTGGTAACTTCCTTGTAGCTAAG AAAAGAGTAGTTGATGGTCAtgactttgggtctactggtgaGGTGAAAAGGATAGATGTTCTACGCATACGAGAATGGCTCAACAAGGAATGTTTAGTTATACTAAGCAATCTAGGTTGCTCTAGTGCAGGAGAAGTTTTAAATTGCAA CACTTATGAAGTTGCTGCAGCTTGTGCACTAGCCATTAAAGCAGACAAGCTTATCTGTATCACTGATGGCAAGATCCTTGATGAACAGGATCGTCCTCTTCGTTTTATGACACTTGATGATGCAGATATGTTGATCAGGAAACGCTCAAAGCAAAGTGCAGTAACTGAGAATTATGTCCTGGTTGGAGGTGAAGAATTGATTTGTTCTCCAGGCTATATTGATTCACATCAAGAGAATAACCTCTCTTGGAACGAAAAAGCATATAATAGAAGGTGTAATGCAACATTTCATAACGGTGTTGGGTTTGACAATGGGAATGGTCTATGGTATGGAAAACAGGGGTTTGCTATTTGGGGAGAAGAACAACCGGGTAGGTTAAGTGGTTACCTCTCTGAGCTGGCTGCTGCAGCCTATGTGTGCAGA GGTGGAGTTCAGAGAGCTCACATAGTTGATGGTACTCTTGGTGGGTCCTTGCTGCTAGAATTATTTACCAGGGATGGCGTGGGAACAATGGTGGCCAG TGACGTTTATGAGGGAACACGATCGGCTATTGCTGCAGATCTTCCAGGGATTAAAAGAGTTATTCAGCCTTTGGAAGTATCGGGTGTACTTATCAAGAGAACTGACGAAGAG CTTCTCAAGCAGTTGGATTCGTTTATAGTAGTTGAAAGAGATGGTTCAGTAATTGCTTGTGCTGCTCTTATTCCCTTCCCTGATGATAACTGTGGTGAAGTTGCTGCCATTGCAGCATCTCCAGAGTGCCGGGGACAAGGACAGGGAAGCAAAATGTTAG ACTTCATTGAGAAGAAGGCATTATTGCTTGGACTAAAAAGACTTTTCCTGCTTACAACTCGTGCTGCAGACTG GTTTGTGAGACGTGGTTTCACAGAGTGCCCTATCGATTCAATTCCAGCTGAAAGGAGGAAACGCGTTGATCTTTCACTTGAATCAAAATACTACACGAAGGAGCTCCAAATGGAGGAAGGTGGCATCACTATTAGCAAATTTGCACTAGGCAATAGATAA